Proteins encoded by one window of Gambusia affinis linkage group LG17, SWU_Gaff_1.0, whole genome shotgun sequence:
- the pisd gene encoding phosphatidylserine decarboxylase proenzyme, mitochondrial isoform X1, which translates to MMAVATARLLSGASKKCRAPSPRCSQSRSLSSGESLQEVNDDDIRSVSQPASSVFAGLRPLHRPRPVTLLIVTGGCYLGYHQYKRRVQPDEEATPHLATPTQVALYRTFPTRFVSRAWGRLNGLDLPTWLRKPIYSLYIWTFGVNMQEAAVEDLHHYKNLGEFFRRRLKPAVRPVCAVSCLTSPADGRILHFGRVQNSQVEQVKGVTYSLENFLGPPSRQSPDPASFQDRLLSSPDRALFHVVVYLAPGDYHCFHSPADWRVELRRHFPGSLMSVNPGVARWVKELFCLNERVVLSGQWRHGFFSLTAVGATNVGSIRVYFDQELRTNSPRYSKGSFQDRSYVATSNQVKATEGGVALRKGEPVGEFNLGSTIVLLFEAPTDFTFDLQPGQRIRMGEPLGSL; encoded by the exons ggcGCCGTCGCCACGCTGCAGCCAGAGCCGCAGCCTGAGCAGTGGTGAGTCCCTGCAGGAGGTAAATGATGATGACATCAGATCTGTCAGCCAACCAGCTTCTTCTGTCTTTGCAGGTCTCCGCCCACTGCACCGACCCCGGCCGGTTACGCTGCTCATCGTTACTGGAGGCTGTTACCTTGGTTACCACCAGTACAAAAGGCGGGTCCAACCGGATGAAGAGGCTACACCCCATTTAGCCACGCCTACTCAG GTGGCGCTTTACCGGACCTTCCCGACCCGCTTCGTGTCCCGGGCCTGGGGCCGGCTGAACGGACTGGACCTACCCACCTGGCTCCGAAAACCCATCTACTCCCTCTACATCTGGACATTCGGGGTCAACATGCAG GAGGCAGCAGTGGAGGACCTGCATCACTATAAGAACCTGGGCGAGTTCTTCCGCCGCCGCCTCAAACCCGCAGTCCGACCCGTCTGTGCCGTTTCCTGCCTG ACATCGCCGGCTGACGGCAGGATCCTCCATTTTGGGCGGGTCCAGAACTCGCAAGTGGAGCAGGTGAAGGGCGTGACCTACAGCCTGGAGAACTTCCTGGGACCGCCCAGCAGGCAGAGCCCGG ACCCGGCGTCCTTCCAGGACCGGCTGCTGTCGTCTCCGGATCGCGCCCTGTTCCACGTGGTCGTCTACCTGGCACCGGGCGACTACCACTGCTTTCATTCGCCGGCCGACTGGAGGGTGGAGCTGCGTCGCCACTTCCCAG GCTCGCTGATGTCGGTGAATCCGGGCGTGGCGCGTTGGGTCAAGGAACTGTTCTGCCTCAACGAGCGCGTGGTGCTGAGTGGCCAATGGCGGCACGGCTTCTTCTCCCTCACGGCGGTGGGTGCCACCAACGTGGGCTCCATCAGGGTCTACTTTGACCAG GAGCTGCGGACCAACTCTCCTCGCTACAGCAAAGGTTCGTTCCAGGACCGCAGTTACGTTGCCACGAGCAACCAGGTGAAGGCCACCGAAGGGGGCGTGGCCTTGCGTAAAGGCGAGCCTGTGGGTGAGTTCAACCTGGGCTCCACCATCGTCCTGCTATTCGAGGCGCCGACAGACttcacctttgacctgcagCCAGGACAGCGAATCAGGATGGGGGAACCCCTCGGCAGCCTCTGA
- the pisd gene encoding phosphatidylserine decarboxylase proenzyme, mitochondrial isoform X3: protein MCRRPAQLPAPARPARSWLRVPRLALRHRLSALSSGVCRPAPWHRRPIAFLGFFLSVNALRPLANRVALYRTFPTRFVSRAWGRLNGLDLPTWLRKPIYSLYIWTFGVNMQEAAVEDLHHYKNLGEFFRRRLKPAVRPVCAVSCLTSPADGRILHFGRVQNSQVEQVKGVTYSLENFLGPPSRQSPDPASFQDRLLSSPDRALFHVVVYLAPGDYHCFHSPADWRVELRRHFPGSLMSVNPGVARWVKELFCLNERVVLSGQWRHGFFSLTAVGATNVGSIRVYFDQELRTNSPRYSKGSFQDRSYVATSNQVKATEGGVALRKGEPVGEFNLGSTIVLLFEAPTDFTFDLQPGQRIRMGEPLGSL from the exons ATGTGCCGCCGGCCTGCTCAGCTCCCGGCGCCGGCCCGACCTGCGCGCTCATG GCTCCGGGTGCCTCGTTTGGCTCTGCGTCACCGTCTGAGCGCGCTCAGTAGTGGTGTCTGTCGCCCTGCCCCCTGGCACCGCCGGCCAATTGCTTTCCTCGGCTTCTTCCTGTCTGTCAATGCCCTGCGGCCGCTGGCCAATCGG GTGGCGCTTTACCGGACCTTCCCGACCCGCTTCGTGTCCCGGGCCTGGGGCCGGCTGAACGGACTGGACCTACCCACCTGGCTCCGAAAACCCATCTACTCCCTCTACATCTGGACATTCGGGGTCAACATGCAG GAGGCAGCAGTGGAGGACCTGCATCACTATAAGAACCTGGGCGAGTTCTTCCGCCGCCGCCTCAAACCCGCAGTCCGACCCGTCTGTGCCGTTTCCTGCCTG ACATCGCCGGCTGACGGCAGGATCCTCCATTTTGGGCGGGTCCAGAACTCGCAAGTGGAGCAGGTGAAGGGCGTGACCTACAGCCTGGAGAACTTCCTGGGACCGCCCAGCAGGCAGAGCCCGG ACCCGGCGTCCTTCCAGGACCGGCTGCTGTCGTCTCCGGATCGCGCCCTGTTCCACGTGGTCGTCTACCTGGCACCGGGCGACTACCACTGCTTTCATTCGCCGGCCGACTGGAGGGTGGAGCTGCGTCGCCACTTCCCAG GCTCGCTGATGTCGGTGAATCCGGGCGTGGCGCGTTGGGTCAAGGAACTGTTCTGCCTCAACGAGCGCGTGGTGCTGAGTGGCCAATGGCGGCACGGCTTCTTCTCCCTCACGGCGGTGGGTGCCACCAACGTGGGCTCCATCAGGGTCTACTTTGACCAG GAGCTGCGGACCAACTCTCCTCGCTACAGCAAAGGTTCGTTCCAGGACCGCAGTTACGTTGCCACGAGCAACCAGGTGAAGGCCACCGAAGGGGGCGTGGCCTTGCGTAAAGGCGAGCCTGTGGGTGAGTTCAACCTGGGCTCCACCATCGTCCTGCTATTCGAGGCGCCGACAGACttcacctttgacctgcagCCAGGACAGCGAATCAGGATGGGGGAACCCCTCGGCAGCCTCTGA
- the pisd gene encoding phosphatidylserine decarboxylase proenzyme, mitochondrial isoform X2, with protein MMAVATARLLSGASKKCRAPSPRCSQSRSLSSGLRPLHRPRPVTLLIVTGGCYLGYHQYKRRVQPDEEATPHLATPTQVALYRTFPTRFVSRAWGRLNGLDLPTWLRKPIYSLYIWTFGVNMQEAAVEDLHHYKNLGEFFRRRLKPAVRPVCAVSCLTSPADGRILHFGRVQNSQVEQVKGVTYSLENFLGPPSRQSPDPASFQDRLLSSPDRALFHVVVYLAPGDYHCFHSPADWRVELRRHFPGSLMSVNPGVARWVKELFCLNERVVLSGQWRHGFFSLTAVGATNVGSIRVYFDQELRTNSPRYSKGSFQDRSYVATSNQVKATEGGVALRKGEPVGEFNLGSTIVLLFEAPTDFTFDLQPGQRIRMGEPLGSL; from the exons ggcGCCGTCGCCACGCTGCAGCCAGAGCCGCAGCCTGAGCAGTG GTCTCCGCCCACTGCACCGACCCCGGCCGGTTACGCTGCTCATCGTTACTGGAGGCTGTTACCTTGGTTACCACCAGTACAAAAGGCGGGTCCAACCGGATGAAGAGGCTACACCCCATTTAGCCACGCCTACTCAG GTGGCGCTTTACCGGACCTTCCCGACCCGCTTCGTGTCCCGGGCCTGGGGCCGGCTGAACGGACTGGACCTACCCACCTGGCTCCGAAAACCCATCTACTCCCTCTACATCTGGACATTCGGGGTCAACATGCAG GAGGCAGCAGTGGAGGACCTGCATCACTATAAGAACCTGGGCGAGTTCTTCCGCCGCCGCCTCAAACCCGCAGTCCGACCCGTCTGTGCCGTTTCCTGCCTG ACATCGCCGGCTGACGGCAGGATCCTCCATTTTGGGCGGGTCCAGAACTCGCAAGTGGAGCAGGTGAAGGGCGTGACCTACAGCCTGGAGAACTTCCTGGGACCGCCCAGCAGGCAGAGCCCGG ACCCGGCGTCCTTCCAGGACCGGCTGCTGTCGTCTCCGGATCGCGCCCTGTTCCACGTGGTCGTCTACCTGGCACCGGGCGACTACCACTGCTTTCATTCGCCGGCCGACTGGAGGGTGGAGCTGCGTCGCCACTTCCCAG GCTCGCTGATGTCGGTGAATCCGGGCGTGGCGCGTTGGGTCAAGGAACTGTTCTGCCTCAACGAGCGCGTGGTGCTGAGTGGCCAATGGCGGCACGGCTTCTTCTCCCTCACGGCGGTGGGTGCCACCAACGTGGGCTCCATCAGGGTCTACTTTGACCAG GAGCTGCGGACCAACTCTCCTCGCTACAGCAAAGGTTCGTTCCAGGACCGCAGTTACGTTGCCACGAGCAACCAGGTGAAGGCCACCGAAGGGGGCGTGGCCTTGCGTAAAGGCGAGCCTGTGGGTGAGTTCAACCTGGGCTCCACCATCGTCCTGCTATTCGAGGCGCCGACAGACttcacctttgacctgcagCCAGGACAGCGAATCAGGATGGGGGAACCCCTCGGCAGCCTCTGA
- the cdc26 gene encoding anaphase-promoting complex subunit CDC26, which produces MLRRKPTRLELKIDDTEEFESIKKELEARKRQREEAGPGAGVGGPSVIGVDMIGGGASASSTAASRAELINERIGYKPHPKPATLPTLFGSLQF; this is translated from the exons ATGCTGCGGAGGAAACCGACCCGATTGGAGCTGAAGATCGATGACACCGAGGAATTCGAGAGCATTAAAAAGGAGCTGGAG GCCAGGAAACGACAGAGAGAGGAAGCGGGGCCAGGAGCTGGAGTGGGCGGGCCTTCGGTCATTGGTGTTGATATGATAGGGGGCGGAGCCTCTGCATCCTCCACAGCTGCTTCGAGGGCGGAGCTTATCAACGAGCGAATCGGCTACAAGCCCCACCCCAAGCCGGCGACGCTGCCGACCTTATTTGGaagtttacagttttaa
- the fer gene encoding tyrosine-protein kinase Fer translates to MGFGRDLINSHEGLLKLQDWELKLLETVKRFMTLRVKSDKEYAALLLSMTQQTEKQEAADYVSTVSKSWSQVIRQTEALGHIMRSHADDLNSGPLHRLATLIRDKQQVKKSYQSLHQQLESHNHKVTKNDLEKLKASYRQLSRDANNAKEKYREALSKGREAERARERYDKATAKLHNLHNNYVLAVCGARTQQENHRERAAPALLDALQRMQEDMTLALKSILEEYCEISSLLTEEVVGVHREISASVQQIDPLAEYQHFIDAYRSPVPPEANVEFDASLLDETENIPANEILWNTLTADSLQNTLSWKTEELALTQKNLQEKETLADDLEARIQTSQQNADRKSDCVLLLSQKLSLLELRQAVQSLRSSEACLLSQKALLDAKMAAAVASPPPALQYEDDTRSVSSTDKKEKSSRFDTLRHSLAGMMRSPKAMLGSSTSQFFDVIPTSERPLAEQEWYHGAIPRTEAQELLRQQGDFLVRESHGKPGEYVLSVFSDDQRRHFIIQFADSQYRFEGTGFPTIPQLIEHHFSSKQVITKKSGVVLLNPVVKDKKWILNHEDVVLGELLGKGNFGEVFKGTLQRDKVPVAVKTCKEDLPPELKIRFLSEARILKQYDHPNIVKLIGVCTQRQPIYIVMELVSGGDFLSFLRKKKDELKTKQLVRFAVDAAAGMAYLESKNCIHRDLAARNCLVGESNVLKISDFGMSRQEDDGVYSSSGLKQIPIKWTAPEALNYGRYSSESDVWSYGILLWETFSLGVCPYPGMTNQQAREQVEKGYRMSCPQRCPDDVYKVMQRCWQYSPEDRPKFSELQRDLVAIKRK, encoded by the exons ATGGGATTTGGTCGGGATCTCATCAACTCCCACGAGGGATTGCTGAAGCTGCAGGACTGGGAGCTGAAG CTGCTGGAGACGGTGAAGCGCTTCATGACGCTGCGGGTGAAGAGTGATAAGGAGTATGCCGCCCTGCTGCTCAGCATGACTCAGCAAACAGAGAAGCAGGAAGCCGCCGACTACGTGAGCACAGTCAGCAAG TCGTGGTCTCAGGTGATCCGTCAGACGGAGGCGTTGGGTCACATCATGAGGAGCCACGCTGACGACCTGAACTCTGGCCCGCTGCACCGCCTCGCCACGCTGATTCGGGACAAGCAGCAGGTGAAGAAGAGCTACCAGAGTCTTCATCAGCAGCTGGAGAGCCACAACCACAAG gtaaccaaaaatGACCTGGAGAAGTTGAAGGCCTCCTACCGTCAGCTGAGCCGCGACGCCAACAACGCCAAGGAGAAGTACCGAGAGGCGTTATCCAAAG GCCGGGAAGCAGAGCGGGCTCGCGAACGTTACGACAAAGCTACAGCGAAGCTCCATAACCTCCACAATAACTACGTGTTGGCGGTGTGCGGCGCCCGAACGCAGCAGGAGAACCACCGCGAGCGGGCGGCGCCAGCACTGCTTGATGCGCTGCAGAGGATGCAGGAGGACATGACGCTGGCACT TAAAAGTATCCTGGAGGAGTACTGTGAGATCAGCAGTCTGCTGACGGAGGAAGTCGTCGGCGTCCATCGAGAGATCTCGGCGTCCGTCCAGCAGATCGACCCGCTGGCCGAGTACCAGCATTTCATCGACGCCTACAG GTCGCCGGTGCCACCGGAGGCGAACGTGGAGTTCGACGCTTCCCTATTGGACGAGACGGAAAACATCCCGGCCAACGAGATCCTGTGGAACACGCTGACCGCAGACAGCTTGCAGAACAC GTTATCGTGGAAGACGGAGGAGTTGGCGCTGACCCAGAAGAACCTGCAGGAGAAGGAGACGCTGGCAGACGACCTGGAGGCCCGGATCCAGACCAGCCAGCAGAACGCCGACAGGAAGAGCGA CTGCGTCCTGCTGCTGAGCCAGAAGCTGTCCCTGCTGGAGCTGCGTCAGGCCGTCCAATCGCTGCGCAGCTCAGAGGCCTGCCTCCTCTCCCAGAAGGCCTTGCTGGAcgccaagatggccgccgcggTCGCCTCCCCACCGCCAGCGCTGCAGTATGAGGACGACACGCGCTCGGTGTCGTCGACG GACAAGAAGGAGAAGAGCTCTCGCTTTGACACGCTGCGCCACTCGCTGGCTGGCATGATGCGCTCGCCCAAAGCCATGCTGGGCTCCTCCACTTCG CAGTTCTTTGATGTGATTCCCACGTCGGAGCGTCCCCTGGCGGAGCAGGAGTGGTACCACGGAGCCATCCCTCGCACCGAGGCTCAGGAGTTGCTACGGCAACAGGGGGACTTCCTGGTGAGGGAGAGCCACGGGAAGCCGGGCGAGTACGTCCTGTCGGTGTTCTCCGACGACCAGAGGCGGCACTTCATCATCCAGTTCGCCGAT AGTCAGTACCGGTTTGAAGGGACGGGCTTCCCCACCATCCCTCAGCTCATCGAGCATCACTTCTCCTCCAAGCAGGTCATCACCAAGAAGTCTGGCGTCGTCCTGCTCAACCCGGTCGTCAAG GACAAGAAGTGGATCCTGAACCATGAAGACGTCGTGCTGGGAGAGCTACTAGGAAAG GGTAACTTTGGCGAGGTCTTCAAAGGAACTTTGCAGCGAGACAAAGTGCCTGTTGCTGTCAAAACATGTAAAGAGGATTTACCTCCGGAGCTGAAGATCCGCTTCCTGTCTGAGGCCAG AATCCTCAAGCAATACGACCATCCCAACATCGTGAAGCTGATCGGCGTCTGCACTCAGAGGCAACCCATCTACATCGTCATGGAGCTGGTTTCAG GCGGGGACTTCCTGTCCTTcctgaggaagaagaaagacgAGCTGAAGACGAAGCAGCTGGTTCGCTTCGCTGTGGACGCTGCTGCCGGCATGGCGTACCTGGAGAGTAAAAACTGCATCCACAG gGACCTGGCCGCCAGGAACTGTCTGGTCGGAGAAAGCAACGTGTTGAAGATCAGCGACTTCGGGATGAGCCGGCAGGAAGATGACGGCGTTTATTCTTCTTCTGGACTCAAGCAGATTCCCATCAAGTGGACGGCACCCGAAGCCCTGAACTACG GTCGCTACAGCTCAGAGAGCGACGTGTGGAGCTACGGCATCCTGCTGTGGGAGACCTTCAGCCTGGGGGTGTGTCCGTACCCGGGGATGACCAATCAGCAGGCCAGGGAGCAGGTGGAGAAAG GCTACAGGATGTCGTGTCCTCAGCGTTGCCCTGACGACGTGTACAAAGTGATGCAGCGCTGCTGGCAGTACAGCCCAGAGGACCGGCCCAAGTTCTCCGAGCTGCAAAGAGACCTGGTGGCCATCAAGAGGAAGTGA
- the rnf224 gene encoding RING finger protein 224 gives MIHEDEEEDDDPLHPPPCSSVAMETAMSGRRPDLVCIVCFGSYDLLTRLPRRLHCGHAFCQACLKRLDTVINEQAWIPCPQCRQNTPRPRGGAAGLDLDLASFLAVKAQQTFVSCSSSSRNSAPGGGASSGDGKLWLGKEVTDDGWRHGGLAEPRFHRYGDCCPAPSCWRCCWFCCPG, from the exons ATGATtcatgaagatgaagaggaggatgatgatcCCCTGCACCCCCCTCCCTGCTcctctgttgccatggagacggcGATGTCGGGCAGGAGGCCGGACCTGGTGTGCATCGTGTGTTTCGGCAGCTACGACTTGCTGACGCGGTTGCCACGGCGACTCCACTGTGGCCACGCCTTCTGCCAGGCGTGTCTGAAGAGACTCGACACGGTGATCAACGAGCAG gcgTGGATCCCGTGTCCTCAGTGTCGGCAGAACACGCCACGGCCGCGCGGCGGTGCCGCCGgtctggacctggacctggcgTCCTTCCTGGCGGTGAAGGCCCAGCAGACCTTCgtctcctgctcctcttcctcccgaAACTCCGCTCCCGGGGGCGGGGCTTCATCGGGCGACGGGAAGCTTTGGCTGGGGAAGGAGGTTACCGACGACGGCTGGCGGCACGGCGGCCTGGCGGAGCCGCGCTTCCATCGCTACGGCGACTGTTGCCCAGCGCCGTCCTGCTGgcgctgctgctggttctgctgcccCGGATGA